The proteins below are encoded in one region of Streptomyces ficellus:
- a CDS encoding Gfo/Idh/MocA family protein: MDSTPRTPRTDSKPRTDSKPRTDSKPRIGLLGTGPWADRTHAPALAAHPGVTFSGVWGRRPEAAAALAAAHGTRAYDDVDALLAASDAVAFALPPDVQAPLAARAAAAGCHLLLDKPVATSVAGAREVAEAADKAGVASVVFCTLRFAADTAPWVEEQAVLGGWYHAQAHWLGALFSPGSTSAYAASPWRREKGGLWDVGPHVLSVLLPVLGDVTRIASAVTGPGDARHLVLRHASGAASTLTLSLSAPVRASDAGVTLFGDHGRAVMPAWGDAVGSFTRAVDALLGAVRGGEAHACDARFGLRLTEILAEAEAEAEAEAEASVEAGAGARGEASAGVQAWAGARLAD; this comes from the coding sequence ATGGACAGCACGCCCCGCACGCCCCGCACGGACAGCAAGCCCCGCACGGACAGCAAGCCCCGCACGGACAGCAAGCCCCGCATCGGACTCCTCGGCACCGGTCCCTGGGCCGACCGCACCCACGCCCCGGCGCTCGCCGCGCACCCGGGCGTCACCTTCAGCGGGGTGTGGGGCAGGCGCCCCGAGGCGGCCGCCGCCCTCGCCGCCGCCCACGGCACGCGGGCGTACGACGACGTCGACGCGCTGCTGGCGGCGAGCGACGCGGTCGCGTTCGCCCTGCCGCCGGACGTGCAGGCCCCGCTCGCCGCACGGGCCGCGGCGGCGGGCTGCCACCTGCTGCTCGACAAGCCGGTCGCGACGAGCGTGGCGGGCGCCCGGGAGGTGGCCGAGGCCGCGGACAAGGCGGGGGTCGCGTCCGTGGTCTTCTGCACGCTCCGGTTCGCCGCCGACACCGCCCCGTGGGTCGAGGAACAGGCGGTGCTCGGCGGCTGGTACCACGCCCAGGCGCACTGGCTGGGCGCGTTGTTCTCGCCCGGTTCGACGAGCGCGTACGCCGCGTCGCCCTGGCGCCGGGAGAAGGGCGGCCTGTGGGACGTGGGCCCGCACGTGCTGTCGGTACTGCTGCCCGTGCTCGGGGACGTGACCCGGATCGCCTCGGCGGTCACGGGCCCCGGAGACGCCCGGCACCTGGTGCTGCGGCACGCCTCGGGCGCGGCCAGCACCCTGACGCTGAGCCTGAGCGCCCCGGTACGCGCCTCCGATGCGGGCGTCACGCTGTTCGGCGACCACGGGCGGGCCGTGATGCCGGCGTGGGGGGACGCGGTCGGTTCGTTCACGAGGGCCGTCGACGCCCTGCTCGGCGCGGTACGCGGCGGGGAGGCGCACGCCTGTGACGCACGGTTCGGGCTGCGCCTGACGGAGATCCTGGCGGAAGCGGAAGCGGAAGCGGAAGCGGAGGCGGAAGCGTCGGTGGAGGCGGGGGCAGGGGCGCGAGGGGAAGCGTCGGCGGGGGTGCAGGCGTGGGCGGGGGCGCGGCTCGCCGACTGA
- a CDS encoding arsenate reductase family protein, producing the protein MEIWINPACSKCRGALRLLDEEGADYTVRRYLEDVPSADEIRDVLNRLGLEPWDITRTQEPAAKELGLKDWPREAGSRERWIAALSEHPKLIQRPIITADDGTAVVGRTDDAVRDALSRS; encoded by the coding sequence ATGGAGATCTGGATCAATCCCGCGTGTTCCAAGTGCCGTGGCGCACTGCGGCTGCTCGATGAGGAGGGCGCGGACTACACCGTCCGCCGCTACCTGGAGGACGTGCCGTCCGCGGACGAGATCCGGGACGTACTGAACCGTCTCGGGCTCGAACCGTGGGACATCACCCGCACCCAGGAGCCCGCCGCCAAGGAGCTCGGGCTGAAGGACTGGCCGCGCGAGGCCGGTTCGCGCGAGCGGTGGATCGCGGCCCTCTCGGAGCACCCGAAGCTCATCCAGCGCCCCATCATCACCGCCGACGACGGCACGGCGGTCGTGGGCCGGACGGACGACGCGGTGCGGGACGCTCTCAGCCGGTCGTGA
- a CDS encoding alpha/beta fold hydrolase: MDTVMSDGERIHCVVRDPGGTADQTGAAGVTGVTGVTVVVLHGAGNGSAGLLVPVLDEFAARGCRVVAPDFSGHGRSSGDPDGLSLERRFVQARAVIDRIVPDGDDLVLVGFSMSGQTVADLVGHYGGRVRAIGLCAPAVYAREAWRVPFGHGFTEIIRREGGWRDTTALDTLRGYEGTAVLAVPGTDDVIPPDVTGAVEDALTARSRYRRLDVPGAGHRLGVWFVTAAEDRRRFADAVLAPPGTPAWVEKALPGGERVVSERWLTGGWTSQMRLLRTEGPALEAGPGPGREAGPVPGREVGPGPGREAGPGPGGGRDVVLRSFVKPFYRRHAPGLLAREADVLALLAGTGIPAPECLAVDATGEFCDAPSLLMTRLPGAVRVDEAGLDARAGLLARQLVRIHAVSVTEGTRPRPYQAWTSPERVRVPAGTSRPRVWARAVEVIGREAPAYEGVFLHRDFHPGNVLFSGAGADLRLSGVVDWVETSWGPADLDVAHCSTALALLHGVEHGLAFAGRYAAHGGVLSRDPEARLYWRLLDALAFAPDAEKVARPWRELGRTDLTPQLLAARLETYVAELLEGAGG; the protein is encoded by the coding sequence ATGGACACGGTGATGAGTGACGGGGAGCGGATCCACTGCGTGGTGCGGGATCCGGGCGGGACGGCCGATCAGACCGGTGCGGCCGGTGTGACCGGTGTGACCGGTGTGACCGTGGTGGTGCTGCACGGGGCGGGGAACGGCAGTGCCGGGCTCCTGGTGCCGGTGCTGGACGAATTCGCCGCACGGGGCTGCCGGGTGGTGGCGCCGGACTTCTCCGGGCACGGGCGCAGCAGCGGTGATCCGGACGGGCTGAGCCTGGAGCGGCGCTTCGTCCAGGCCCGTGCGGTGATCGACCGGATCGTGCCGGACGGCGACGACCTGGTGCTGGTGGGCTTCAGCATGAGTGGCCAGACCGTCGCCGACCTGGTCGGGCACTACGGCGGGCGGGTGCGGGCGATCGGGCTGTGCGCGCCGGCCGTGTATGCGCGGGAGGCGTGGCGGGTTCCGTTCGGGCACGGCTTCACCGAGATCATCCGGCGGGAGGGCGGCTGGCGCGACACGACGGCCCTGGACACGCTGCGCGGGTACGAGGGTACGGCGGTGCTGGCCGTGCCCGGCACCGACGACGTGATCCCGCCGGACGTCACCGGGGCCGTCGAGGACGCGCTCACCGCCCGGTCCCGCTACCGGCGGCTGGACGTGCCGGGGGCGGGGCACCGGCTGGGGGTCTGGTTCGTGACGGCGGCCGAGGACCGGCGCCGGTTCGCCGACGCGGTGCTGGCCCCGCCGGGGACGCCGGCCTGGGTGGAGAAGGCGCTGCCCGGCGGCGAGCGGGTGGTGTCCGAGCGGTGGCTGACCGGGGGCTGGACGTCGCAGATGCGGCTGCTGCGGACGGAAGGGCCCGCACTGGAAGCGGGACCGGGGCCCGGACGGGAAGCGGGACCCGTACCGGGGCGAGAAGTGGGACCGGGGCCCGGACGGGAAGCGGGACCGGGGCCCGGCGGTGGCCGGGACGTCGTCCTGCGGTCGTTCGTCAAGCCATTCTACCGGAGGCACGCGCCGGGGCTGCTGGCCCGGGAGGCGGACGTCCTCGCCCTGCTGGCCGGGACCGGGATCCCGGCACCGGAGTGCCTGGCCGTCGACGCCACCGGCGAGTTCTGCGACGCGCCCTCGCTGCTGATGACCCGGCTGCCCGGCGCCGTACGGGTCGACGAGGCGGGCCTGGACGCCCGTGCCGGACTGCTGGCGCGGCAGCTGGTGCGCATCCACGCCGTGAGCGTCACCGAGGGCACGCGCCCGCGCCCCTACCAGGCGTGGACGTCGCCGGAGCGGGTCAGGGTGCCCGCGGGCACCTCCCGGCCGCGGGTGTGGGCGCGGGCGGTGGAGGTGATCGGCCGGGAGGCACCGGCGTACGAAGGGGTCTTCCTGCACCGGGACTTCCACCCGGGCAACGTCCTGTTCTCGGGCGCCGGGGCGGACCTGCGGCTCAGCGGTGTCGTCGACTGGGTGGAGACCTCCTGGGGGCCGGCCGACCTCGACGTGGCGCACTGCTCGACGGCGCTGGCCCTGCTCCACGGGGTGGAACACGGGCTCGCGTTCGCCGGGCGGTACGCCGCGCACGGCGGTGTGCTGTCCCGGGACCCGGAGGCCCGGCTGTACTGGCGGCTCCTGGACGCCCTGGCGTTCGCCCCGGACGCGGAGAAGGTCGCACGTCCCTGGCGCGAGCTGGGCCGCACGGACCTGACACCCCAGCTGCTGGCGGCACGTCTGGAGACGTACGTGGCCGAGCTGCTGGAGGGGGCCGGGGGGTGA
- a CDS encoding winged helix-turn-helix transcriptional regulator gives MTHQTVGHAHTRTPAQAAGRGGPLGDCPADALVPPGDEPWCPVDITLAALGGRWTPLVVREFLRRGEATYSELSAALPSLSDKVLSDRLAHLTRAGVVERHRTPGWPPRVRYVLTVQGRALEPVVRSMWEWGTARRGHGLEKDHGHGDE, from the coding sequence GTGACTCACCAAACGGTTGGACACGCACACACACGCACACCTGCGCAGGCGGCAGGGCGGGGCGGCCCGCTGGGAGACTGCCCGGCCGACGCCCTCGTCCCACCGGGCGACGAACCGTGGTGTCCCGTCGACATCACCCTCGCCGCGCTGGGCGGCCGGTGGACGCCGCTGGTGGTCCGCGAGTTCCTGCGCCGCGGCGAGGCCACGTACTCCGAACTGTCCGCCGCCCTGCCCTCCCTTTCGGACAAGGTCCTCTCGGACCGCTTGGCCCACCTGACCCGGGCGGGCGTCGTCGAGCGCCACCGCACCCCCGGCTGGCCTCCCCGCGTCCGCTACGTCCTCACCGTCCAGGGCCGTGCCCTGGAGCCGGTGGTGCGCAGTATGTGGGAGTGGGGCACGGCGCGGCGGGGGCATGGTCTAGAAAAGGATCATGGACACGGTGATGAGTGA
- a CDS encoding MBL fold metallo-hydrolase, with translation MRIHHLNCGSLREIPPLGDERAAGAAHHEPAAVCHCLLIETDADGLVLVDTGLGTADVRHSDRSLGADWVAYAQPLLDPEESALRQVVRLGYAPRDVRHIVLTHLHRDHTGGLPDFPHARVHVHPDEYRAVTDAAAPHHRHSLDRFMPAHRAHSPVLTPAAVDPDAEWFGFRGVARPAGLGCDLLLVPLPGHSAGHAGVAVRDGDGRWLLHAGDAYMYHGEIEHTPPLSHPVFDPVQQGAQTEAAARVATRDRLRALRRDHADEVTVFSAHDPWEFARLTPGAGSGPLPGVRSGASKGP, from the coding sequence GTGCGTATCCATCACCTCAACTGCGGTTCGCTGCGCGAGATTCCGCCGCTCGGCGACGAGCGGGCGGCAGGCGCCGCGCACCACGAACCGGCAGCCGTCTGCCACTGCCTGCTCATCGAGACGGACGCGGACGGGCTGGTCCTGGTCGACACCGGGCTCGGCACCGCCGACGTACGGCACTCCGACCGGTCGCTGGGGGCCGACTGGGTGGCCTACGCCCAGCCCCTGCTGGACCCGGAGGAGAGCGCGCTGCGCCAGGTCGTACGCCTCGGGTACGCGCCGCGGGACGTACGGCACATCGTGCTGACCCACCTGCACCGGGACCACACGGGCGGGCTGCCGGACTTCCCGCACGCGCGCGTGCACGTCCATCCCGACGAGTACCGGGCCGTCACCGATGCTGCGGCGCCGCACCACCGGCACAGCCTCGACCGTTTCATGCCGGCCCACCGGGCGCACTCTCCCGTGCTCACCCCCGCCGCCGTGGACCCGGACGCGGAGTGGTTCGGCTTCCGCGGCGTAGCCCGCCCGGCGGGGCTCGGGTGCGACCTGCTGCTGGTGCCGTTGCCCGGCCACTCGGCGGGGCACGCGGGCGTCGCGGTACGGGACGGCGACGGGCGGTGGCTGCTGCACGCGGGCGACGCGTACATGTACCACGGCGAGATCGAGCACACCCCGCCCCTCTCCCACCCCGTTTTCGACCCGGTCCAGCAAGGGGCGCAGACCGAGGCCGCGGCGCGCGTCGCCACCCGCGACCGGCTGCGCGCCCTCCGCCGCGACCACGCGGACGAGGTCACCGTCTTCAGCGCGCACGACCCGTGGGAGTTCGCCCGCCTCACACCCGGCGCGGGGTCCGGGCCGCTCCCGGGCGTTCGCTCAGGGGCATCAAAGGGGCCCTGA
- a CDS encoding ArsR/SmtB family transcription factor: protein MRWSPPHVRRGPSPSSSATRWAASSGDLSDAVRLRIVRDMAREQGELSCSTFDLPVTKSTTTHHFRVLRENGVNQQIYRGTAKLNALRRDDLDALLPGLLDSVLTAAEGQELRLGGAPTP, encoded by the coding sequence CTGCGCTGGTCGCCGCCTCACGTCAGACGGGGTCCTTCTCCGAGTAGTTCCGCGACCCGCTGGGCGGCCTCGTCTGGTGACCTGTCGGACGCCGTGCGGCTGCGGATCGTGCGCGACATGGCCCGGGAGCAGGGGGAGCTGAGCTGTTCCACCTTCGATCTCCCGGTGACCAAGTCCACGACCACGCACCACTTCCGGGTGCTGCGCGAGAACGGCGTCAACCAGCAGATCTACCGGGGCACCGCCAAGCTCAACGCCCTGCGCCGGGACGATCTGGACGCCCTCTTGCCCGGTCTCCTGGACAGCGTCCTCACCGCCGCGGAGGGTCAGGAACTCCGTCTCGGCGGGGCCCCCACGCCGTAA
- a CDS encoding ATP-binding protein — translation MDDVSRQGAAAGLRGCAFAGRAEELRTLLAAVSDARPAVVRIEGEAGIGKSRLVAEASAVWEARGLRVMTGACHPLREPLAYGPVIDALRRVKPWLPSTDRMGASAGALAPLLPDLAEALPAEPPQVPSGTGAPGAERFRVVSGVRTLLAAVGPAVLVVEDLHWADDATRELVFLLASDMPADTALVLTYRTEDLPDPGLVLGTAFRRPLGTGGADIALGPLGEAELRTMARDMLAEEPAPALVRALLRRSEGLPLVIEEDLITLARSRGASGDPAEAGGRTGGPGGARAGSPEAAAIDALGVPRSLSEVLAGRTGRLGPDASALVEAAAVLAVPAGETLLAETAGLDAERGGAALLEALRAAVLRQVGPDSYGFAHVLAQQAVYDGLPGPVRSRVHRRVLAVLEARDPPPLVQIAHHTRALGDRAAWLTRAQAAADHAAEVGDYGTAAVVLRAVLDQPDLTPDQLSRAARVMAEAASFGSEHTTTVAALRRILSLPRLPAPVRGEIRMCVAALLIYRAGDQAGEEELVTALSEVEGTNPALTARLLGYLGLSQSGRFSLAEQRAMVERGFRLSESGQDPLAQLMLYLADIVQRGIAADPALPELLAALPREGDVQTLQGAALLLSAGTGCAMGVGHDRRAAAILAELRYLGPRVHLPILDLYVDYHQLELDWLAGRWDEAQRGVATFRERHPDTRLDSGGMAATIRGLVAAARGRRAQAAAAFDRVLAREGLHVFSVAAAAGTARLHLGDGEPEAAWRALTDPHDFLAFLAAKEAWGYARDLVPVAVETLLALHRTGEAGALAERHAAETGTRDAPGAVAEQHLCRGLLLGAEDADGARDAFDRAAEAWRRMGRPYHAALAEERAAGTRTDPEDVAARLAAPLAAFDALGATSDAARCHSLLRRLGREHPNPHGRAGYGDRLSPRERQIRDLLASGARNKDIAAALFLSPRTVENHVARVLAKLHTTRADLARLPD, via the coding sequence ATGGACGATGTCAGTCGGCAGGGGGCCGCCGCCGGGCTGCGGGGCTGCGCTTTCGCGGGCCGCGCCGAGGAGCTGCGGACGCTGCTCGCCGCCGTGTCCGACGCCCGCCCGGCGGTCGTCCGGATCGAGGGCGAGGCCGGCATCGGGAAGTCGCGGCTGGTCGCCGAGGCCTCGGCGGTGTGGGAGGCGCGAGGGCTCCGGGTCATGACGGGCGCCTGCCATCCGCTGCGCGAGCCGCTGGCGTACGGGCCGGTCATCGACGCGCTGCGCCGGGTGAAGCCATGGCTGCCGTCCACGGACCGGATGGGTGCGTCGGCGGGGGCGCTGGCACCTCTGCTGCCGGATCTGGCCGAGGCGCTGCCCGCGGAGCCGCCGCAGGTGCCGTCGGGTACCGGCGCGCCGGGCGCGGAGCGGTTCCGGGTGGTGTCGGGTGTGCGGACGCTGCTGGCGGCGGTAGGGCCCGCGGTGCTGGTGGTCGAGGACCTCCACTGGGCGGACGACGCGACCAGAGAGCTGGTGTTCCTGCTGGCCAGCGACATGCCCGCGGACACCGCGTTGGTGCTCACCTACCGTACGGAGGACCTGCCGGACCCGGGTCTGGTCCTGGGAACGGCGTTCCGGCGTCCCCTGGGCACGGGCGGGGCGGACATCGCCCTCGGGCCGCTGGGCGAGGCTGAGTTGCGGACGATGGCACGGGACATGCTCGCCGAGGAACCGGCGCCCGCCCTGGTGCGGGCGCTCCTGAGGCGCAGCGAGGGTCTGCCGCTGGTGATCGAGGAGGACCTGATCACCCTCGCGCGGTCGCGGGGAGCGTCAGGTGATCCGGCGGAGGCGGGCGGGCGGACCGGCGGCCCCGGCGGCGCCCGCGCCGGTTCGCCGGAGGCCGCGGCCATAGACGCGCTGGGGGTGCCGCGGAGTCTGAGCGAGGTGCTGGCCGGCCGGACCGGCCGGCTGGGACCGGACGCGTCGGCCCTGGTCGAGGCGGCGGCGGTGCTGGCCGTCCCGGCCGGGGAGACGCTGTTGGCCGAGACGGCCGGCCTGGACGCGGAGCGCGGTGGCGCGGCGCTGCTGGAGGCGCTGAGGGCGGCGGTCCTGCGCCAAGTGGGGCCGGACTCCTATGGATTCGCGCACGTGCTCGCGCAGCAGGCGGTGTACGACGGCCTGCCCGGGCCGGTGCGGTCGCGCGTCCACCGGCGGGTCCTGGCGGTGCTGGAGGCGCGGGATCCACCGCCCCTGGTGCAGATCGCCCACCACACCCGCGCGCTGGGAGACCGGGCGGCCTGGCTGACGCGGGCCCAGGCCGCCGCCGACCACGCCGCGGAGGTGGGCGACTACGGCACCGCCGCCGTCGTCCTGCGCGCCGTCCTCGACCAGCCCGACCTGACCCCGGACCAGCTCAGCCGCGCCGCCCGGGTCATGGCGGAGGCCGCCTCGTTCGGTTCCGAGCACACCACCACCGTCGCGGCCCTGCGCCGGATCCTGTCGCTGCCCCGGCTGCCCGCCCCCGTCCGGGGCGAGATCAGGATGTGCGTGGCGGCGCTGCTCATCTACCGCGCGGGCGACCAGGCGGGCGAGGAGGAGCTGGTGACCGCCCTGTCGGAGGTGGAGGGGACCAATCCGGCGCTCACCGCCAGGCTGCTGGGCTACCTCGGTCTGTCGCAGTCGGGCCGGTTCTCCCTCGCCGAACAGCGCGCCATGGTCGAGCGGGGCTTCCGCCTGTCGGAGTCCGGGCAGGACCCGCTCGCCCAGCTGATGCTGTACCTCGCCGACATCGTGCAGCGAGGCATCGCGGCCGACCCGGCCCTGCCCGAGCTGCTGGCGGCGCTGCCCCGGGAGGGCGATGTGCAGACGCTCCAGGGCGCGGCGCTCCTCCTCAGCGCCGGCACCGGCTGCGCGATGGGTGTCGGGCACGACCGGCGGGCGGCCGCGATCCTCGCCGAACTCCGTTATCTGGGGCCGCGCGTCCACCTGCCGATCCTGGATCTCTACGTCGACTACCACCAGCTGGAGCTCGACTGGCTGGCCGGTCGCTGGGACGAGGCCCAGCGGGGCGTGGCCACCTTCCGGGAACGGCACCCGGACACGCGGCTGGACTCGGGAGGGATGGCGGCCACCATCCGGGGACTCGTCGCGGCCGCCCGCGGCCGACGCGCGCAGGCCGCCGCCGCGTTCGACCGGGTCCTCGCCCGTGAGGGCCTGCACGTCTTCTCCGTCGCCGCCGCCGCGGGCACGGCGCGCCTGCACCTCGGGGACGGTGAACCCGAGGCCGCCTGGCGGGCCCTCACCGACCCTCACGACTTCCTCGCCTTCCTCGCCGCCAAGGAAGCCTGGGGTTACGCCCGGGATCTGGTACCGGTCGCCGTCGAGACCCTTCTGGCCCTGCACCGGACCGGTGAGGCCGGGGCGCTGGCGGAACGCCACGCCGCCGAGACCGGCACCCGCGACGCGCCCGGCGCCGTCGCCGAACAGCACCTGTGCCGGGGCCTCCTGCTGGGCGCGGAGGACGCGGACGGGGCGAGGGACGCCTTCGACCGGGCGGCGGAGGCATGGCGGCGCATGGGCCGCCCCTACCACGCCGCCCTCGCCGAGGAACGCGCCGCCGGTACTCGTACCGACCCTGAGGACGTCGCCGCCCGGCTGGCCGCGCCGCTCGCCGCGTTCGACGCGCTGGGCGCCACGTCGGATGCCGCGCGCTGCCACAGCCTGCTGCGCCGACTCGGCCGGGAACACCCCAATCCGCACGGCCGCGCCGGCTACGGCGACCGGCTCTCCCCCCGCGAGCGGCAGATCCGCGACCTGCTCGCCTCCGGCGCCAGGAACAAGGACATCGCCGCCGCCCTGTTCCTCTCCCCGCGCACCGTCGAGAACCATGTCGCCCGGGTCCTGGCCAAACTCCACACCACCCGCGCCGACCTCGCGCGCCTGCCCGACTGA
- a CDS encoding ATP-binding protein has protein sequence MPRPATLVPPGTCSRRTPPGTHCCELAADVGATHSLRTWIAGLLDRWQLRRLHDDLALIATELATNAVEHAGTSARVTLALREAEPGRRVVRLEVEDTGPGFDPRSATPVRPGPDPGESCSGRGLQLVAALSCAWGARPTDTGQLVWAELSA, from the coding sequence ATGCCTCGCCCCGCCACTCTCGTCCCGCCCGGTACCTGCTCCCGCCGGACGCCCCCGGGCACGCACTGCTGCGAGCTGGCCGCCGACGTCGGGGCCACGCACTCGCTGCGGACGTGGATCGCGGGCCTGCTGGACCGCTGGCAACTGCGCCGCCTCCACGACGACCTCGCCCTGATCGCGACCGAGCTGGCCACCAACGCGGTGGAGCACGCGGGCACCAGCGCCCGGGTGACCCTGGCGCTGCGCGAAGCCGAGCCGGGCCGCCGGGTGGTGCGCCTGGAGGTCGAGGACACCGGCCCGGGCTTCGACCCCCGTTCCGCTACGCCCGTGCGCCCGGGCCCTGACCCGGGCGAGAGCTGCTCGGGCCGAGGCCTGCAACTGGTCGCCGCTCTGAGCTGTGCCTGGGGCGCCCGGCCTACGGACACCGGCCAGCTGGTGTGGGCCGAACTGTCCGCCTGA
- the glnA gene encoding type I glutamate--ammonia ligase: protein MFQNADDVKKYIADNDVKMIDVRFCDLPGVMQHFTIPATAFDPSEELAFDGSSIRGFQAIHESDMALRADLSTARVDPFRRDKTLNINFFIHDPITGEQYSRDPRNIAKKAEAYLASTGIADTAYFGPEAEFYVFDSVRFNTSANEGFYHIDSEAGAWNTGKVEDNRGYKVRYKGGYFPAPPVDHFADLRSEISLELERVGLQVERQHHEVGTAGQAEINYKFNTLLAAADDLMLFKYIVKNVAWRNGKTATFMPKPIFGDNGSGMHVHQSLWQGGSPLFYDEQGYAGLSDTARYYIGGILKHAPSLLAFTNPTVNSYHRLVPGFEAPVNLVYSQRNRSAAMRIPITGSNPKAKRVEFRAPDPSSNPYLAFSALLLAGLDGVKNKIEPAEPIDKDLYELAPEEHAGVPQVPTSLPAVLDALEEDNEYLQAGGVFTSDLIETWIDYKRTNEIAPIQLRPHPHEFELYFDL from the coding sequence ATGTTCCAGAACGCCGACGACGTCAAGAAGTACATCGCGGACAACGACGTCAAGATGATCGACGTCCGCTTCTGCGACCTTCCCGGCGTGATGCAGCACTTCACGATTCCGGCCACGGCGTTCGACCCGTCCGAGGAGCTGGCCTTCGACGGCTCGTCGATCCGCGGCTTCCAGGCGATCCACGAGTCCGACATGGCGCTGCGCGCGGACCTGTCGACGGCGCGCGTGGACCCCTTCCGCCGTGACAAGACGCTGAACATCAACTTCTTCATCCACGACCCGATCACGGGCGAGCAGTACAGCCGCGACCCGCGCAACATCGCCAAGAAGGCCGAGGCGTACCTGGCCTCCACCGGCATCGCGGACACGGCGTACTTCGGCCCCGAGGCGGAGTTCTACGTCTTCGACTCGGTGCGCTTCAACACCTCCGCGAACGAGGGCTTCTACCACATCGACTCCGAGGCCGGCGCCTGGAACACCGGCAAGGTCGAGGACAACCGCGGCTACAAGGTCCGCTACAAGGGCGGCTACTTCCCGGCCCCGCCGGTCGACCACTTCGCCGACCTGCGGTCGGAGATCTCCCTGGAGCTGGAGCGGGTCGGCCTGCAGGTCGAGCGCCAGCACCACGAGGTGGGCACCGCCGGCCAGGCCGAGATCAACTACAAGTTCAACACGCTGCTGGCCGCGGCCGACGACCTGATGCTCTTCAAGTACATCGTGAAGAACGTCGCCTGGCGCAACGGCAAGACCGCGACCTTCATGCCCAAGCCGATCTTCGGTGACAACGGCTCCGGCATGCACGTCCACCAGTCGCTGTGGCAGGGCGGTTCCCCGCTCTTCTACGACGAGCAGGGCTACGCGGGCCTGTCGGACACCGCCCGCTACTACATCGGCGGCATCCTCAAGCACGCCCCGTCGCTGCTGGCGTTCACCAACCCGACGGTGAACTCGTACCACCGCCTGGTGCCCGGCTTCGAGGCCCCGGTCAACCTGGTCTACTCGCAGCGCAACCGCTCCGCCGCGATGCGCATCCCGATCACGGGCTCGAACCCGAAGGCCAAGCGCGTCGAGTTCCGCGCCCCGGACCCGTCCTCGAACCCGTACCTGGCGTTCTCGGCGCTGCTCCTCGCGGGCCTCGACGGCGTCAAGAACAAGATCGAGCCGGCCGAGCCGATCGACAAGGACCTCTACGAGCTGGCCCCCGAGGAGCACGCGGGCGTCCCGCAGGTCCCGACCTCCCTCCCCGCGGTCCTGGACGCGCTGGAGGAGGACAACGAGTACCTGCAGGCCGGCGGCGTCTTCACGTCCGACCTGATCGAGACGTGGATCGACTACAAGCGCACCAACGAGATCGCCCCGATCCAGCTGCGCCCGCACCCGCACGAGTTCGAGCTGTACTTCGACCTCTAG
- a CDS encoding RDD family protein: MDNRQAIGSWLSGPRAAAEEMGADFGYRGERLGLPQEGPGSAAPLGRRFGALFIDWTLCMLIAYGLIARGDQAAAGNWAVGVLFLLSVLTVGTIGSTPGKRLLGLRVISVDGERLGFGRVVVRSVLLCLAVPALIWDRDGRGLHDRLARAVQVRT; encoded by the coding sequence GTGGACAACAGGCAAGCAATCGGATCGTGGCTCTCCGGGCCGCGCGCGGCCGCCGAGGAAATGGGTGCCGACTTCGGCTACCGGGGTGAACGGCTCGGCCTGCCGCAGGAGGGTCCCGGTTCCGCCGCCCCCCTCGGACGCCGTTTCGGCGCCCTGTTCATCGACTGGACGCTGTGCATGCTGATCGCATACGGCCTGATCGCGCGGGGTGATCAGGCGGCTGCGGGCAACTGGGCCGTCGGTGTGCTGTTCCTACTCAGCGTGCTCACCGTGGGCACGATCGGCAGCACGCCCGGTAAGCGGCTGCTCGGGCTGCGGGTGATCTCCGTGGACGGCGAGCGGCTGGGCTTCGGGCGCGTCGTCGTCCGCAGCGTGCTGCTGTGCCTCGCCGTCCCCGCGCTCATCTGGGACCGCGACGGCCGCGGGCTGCACGACCGGCTCGCGCGCGCCGTGCAGGTGCGCACCTGA